ATTAGGAATCGAATTAAAAGCACCGGAAGGGGATGCCCCGATGCCAGGTATTCAGAgtgaacaaaattattacaatccTTTGGCAACGGCGACACAAGGAAAATACGCTGAGCAAATACAGAAGAGAAAGCTTTTATGGGCAAATAAggtaaacatttcttggtttctttttgtttttctttttaacactGAATTACgtaattttatgtaaattgtattcattctGTAATTTATATTCGTAGTCGAAACAAGACGAAGGTAAACCGTCTACGGTAGCCTCAACTGCAAATTCATGGGTAGGCACAACATTCACTCACGATCAGGATGGAAAAGTAACAGcaaaatttaaacgattaatGGGTATTAAAGATGATTTGCCAACCGCCCCAACGGCTAGTACGGTCGGTTCAAAGCCGGATATATTAAAGAAACAAGAGGAAATGTTTAACAATATGGAACAACAATACGAAGTAGCACGTGCTACCACACACACACAACGTGGCGTTGGTCTCGGTTACGCCACTGGTGGTTATCAGTTTCCTCGATAAAGTAcaatgaaattttccaaatgttAAGTTACGGTTAATAACGCCAATCACAGGCGTAACATAACTTTTGTTTGTTGGTTTTGCAGTCTTGTCAGGTCGATTGCAAAATAGAGTTTCATTTCAAAGTCCTTATACATAAATAGTGATTATATAGAGATAGCTTACGAAATGAAGGTCCGAATAATCTTGTTAGCGTTATGTAATTATATTGtaaactttaaaaataaatttgttaagaCTCTGAGGAGGACTCGGTGCTCTCGACTTGACGATGGTTATCCCCAATTAGTTTCTGGTCATGGGAAAGTGAAAGAGATAATAAATCCTTTTACACTACGAACATGCTTCGCAGCatcatttataaaataatttcattgtaTCTATATGCTGTATGTATAAATACATATGAGGTACATTAACATAAAtgatatttccttttttttttaaataaacatcaaatGATTCTTGCAACTTTTTCCCTTATTTACCCTGCGAGTTTTATAGTTTAatctattttaatatatataattatcgtTTTAGATGAGTACAGTATTTTATTGTCTTTTTTTATAGTCCATCGGGCTAGAAGTATAAAATGCTGCAGTGTCGGTATAAAGAAGCTCATGGTGTCATCTAGCAGAAAAACGGGAACTAATTCTTTACAAATTTCGGTGTTAAAGGCGCTGCCTGTGTTAGAAAATTGGTTTTAAAAATAGTCTTGTCCACTGATCACTAGATGTCTGTATCATTTTATTAAccattttctttgtaaatagATATTGGAAATCATTTAaacgtatattaaaaatatttatttacacatatttgtattttaattcgtataatttttagaaaatgaatACAAATTTGCAGAACGAAAATTtggttttgtaaattttaaggTTGtaagtacaaaaataaattaagaaaattttaaattttatttgatgCATTAGTAACATCAGTTACTTCCAAATACTGTTTTTCAACTACTGAGATTATCTCAAAAGAATCGTTTATTGTAAGAAAACCTAGACGCATAGATTTTTATAATAAAGGATTAATTGAATAAATTGTGTCAATAGGTatggtattaaaatttatttttataacagtGACATGGACatttcctataattatttttttcttttgcaaattAGAAACTATgttctaaaaattattttttatttacacatatatttaaatatttgtgaaATAGTACATGGATACCCATTCATTTAAAATTGTACGTACTGAAGTACGCGTACGTAAATGCACGTGAAATAGATAAATCAATCAttactattttaattattaaatttcttcggttttgtatttaatacaattatataatttgattttgaatgggaattataaaaatgtgccaaaatcaaaatttaaacaTGGGTGGAGTTTCAAGAAAGTTTTACGTTTGAGGTGAAAAAAGCGCGGGCTTAAAGGAAACACCTGCACTCTATGTGCACGTAGTTACCGCGCGACGATCGTCCCGATTGGTCGAAACAAGGCCGAGCTGTTACGGAACAATACGAATGCTGAAATTTCAAACGTGTTTACCAAGATGGCGTACCGACGTTTGAATTTGATCGTTACGTGACGGCACACTGGAAAGTTTGTGAAACAGATTGAAAACACATGTGAAATTTTATCATTTGCTGGATATATTGGAGCAATACGGTTTAGAACGGAATATCGGCTGGCCTTGGATTTTACGACCATACTTTTACTATGGAGAACTTCGTGAAGATCGAGAAAATCGGTGAAGGTGATTTGATGATGCTTACTCTGCAGGTCGTTGTTTTCTAATTAATCTTTCCCTTATTAGTTTTCAAAGTCCTATTCGCTACCAATCGAAATTTCTTTGGACCATTGTTATGTTAAAGTATAATCGATTGATCAATTTATCATAATCCATGGCGTGATTTACAGATTTTGTTAAGTTTGTGTTTATTAATCAAGGTTATCAAAAGATGAGCTTTTCAGAAATTGTAACTGTTGAACAATCCTGTTCAAATTGTAGCATCATTATTCACAAATACATGTGTATTTCCTTTGTACACTGGAAATTATTGATATTAATGTTTCTTATGTACTGTATGCAAACGTGAGGGGCAGTACAGTTAAAGATTTTCACAGGTACTTATGGGGTAGTGTATAAGGGAAAACACAAGAAAACAGGGGAAACTGTAGCTATGAAAAAAATTCGTTTGGAAAGCGATGATGAGGGAATGCCATCAACAGCAATTCGTGAGATTTCATTGCTTAAAGAGTTACCACATGCAAATATTGTTAGACTGAGAGACGTGTTAATGGAAGAAACCAGATTGTATCTCATTTTTGAGTATCTTACTatggatttaaaaaaatatatggaTAGTTTAGGTAGTGGAACACTACTGGAACCAAAAATGGTTAAATCTTATTTATATCAGGTTCGGAAATATAGTAATATATGTGATAtacgaaacataaatttttgttATGTATCAGATCTTCATAAAATCATTTTAAACAATACCAAAGTtttaccaatatttatctttctatgtgtaataataaatattgcagAATTACTTTTTTTGagatttttgtattttcaattatacttcattttattttagattACACGTGCTATTCTCTTCTGTCACAAGCGTAGAATACTACATCGTGAtttaaaacctcaaaatttactGATCAACAAATCAGGAATTATTAAAGTAGCAGATTTTGGCCTTGGTAGAGCCTTTGGCATACCAGTCAGAGTATATACACATGAAGTAGTCACTTTATGGTATAGAGCTCCTGAAATTCTTCTTGGTGCCAACAGATACTCATGCGCTATTGACGTATGGAGTATAGGTTGTATATTTGCTGAAATGGCAACTAAGAAACCACTATTTCAAGGAGATAGTGAAATTGATCAATTGTTTAGAATATTTCGGTATGATGTAAACAATATGCTAGATTGCAAATTGacagaatataaaataatagtgGATGCATTTTGTAGGATATTGAGGACTCCTACCGAAGAAATATGGCCTGGTGTAACACAATTAACAGATTATAAGGCCACATTTCCAAATTGGACAACTAATAATTTGGAATCACAAGTTAGAACATTAGATGCAGACGGGCTTGATCTTTTGCAAGCAATGCTTATTTACGATCCAGTGCATAGAATATCAGCACGAGCTGCTTTGCAACATCCTTTTTTCAACGATTTggatacatccaaactgccttagaCACGAAGTGgaagatttacaaaagaaaaatagattgATGCATAGATGTATATTGCCAAGAAATTGTGACATTTTAATTGTGTGACTATATAGAGAATATGTCTCAGGGTatcttaaaaaatgtatttattcaaGTGTAAGAACATGTTTAAGTTTTTCTTTTATGACTTTGCTCATTAGATATGGGAAATTCATACAAAAG
The sequence above is drawn from the Ptiloglossa arizonensis isolate GNS036 chromosome 1, iyPtiAriz1_principal, whole genome shotgun sequence genome and encodes:
- the Cdk1 gene encoding cyclin-dependent kinase 1 isoform X2 codes for the protein MENFVKIEKIGEGTYGVVYKGKHKKTGETVAMKKIRLESDDEGMPSTAIREISLLKELPHANIVRLRDVLMEETRLYLIFEYLTMDLKKYMDSLGSGTLLEPKMVKSYLYQITRAILFCHKRRILHRDLKPQNLLINKSGIIKVADFGLGRAFGIPVRVYTHEVVTLWYRAPEILLGANRYSCAIDVWSIGCIFAEMATKKPLFQGDSEIDQLFRIFRILRTPTEEIWPGVTQLTDYKATFPNWTTNNLESQVRTLDADGLDLLQAMLIYDPVHRISARAALQHPFFNDLDTSKLP
- the Cdk1 gene encoding cyclin-dependent kinase 1 isoform X1, encoding MENFVKIEKIGEGTYGVVYKGKHKKTGETVAMKKIRLESDDEGMPSTAIREISLLKELPHANIVRLRDVLMEETRLYLIFEYLTMDLKKYMDSLGSGTLLEPKMVKSYLYQITRAILFCHKRRILHRDLKPQNLLINKSGIIKVADFGLGRAFGIPVRVYTHEVVTLWYRAPEILLGANRYSCAIDVWSIGCIFAEMATKKPLFQGDSEIDQLFRIFRYDVNNMLDCKLTEYKIIVDAFCRILRTPTEEIWPGVTQLTDYKATFPNWTTNNLESQVRTLDADGLDLLQAMLIYDPVHRISARAALQHPFFNDLDTSKLP